A single region of the Salvia miltiorrhiza cultivar Shanhuang (shh) chromosome 8, IMPLAD_Smil_shh, whole genome shotgun sequence genome encodes:
- the LOC130996631 gene encoding cell division protein FtsZ homolog 2-2, chloroplastic-like: protein MATCTSPYFTPPDTRRPAGVLTVIQGRVCRLKMVEERNGYSSYSKKSGSNISQFKCSANSHNINQFQNKDPFLNLHPEISMLRGETNSTMTNQRQDSTENLRDSSSLNNYNEAKIKVIGVGGGGSNAVNRMIESAMKGVEFWIVNTDIQAMRMSPVSPDHRLQIGEELTRGLGAGGNPDIGTNAAKESKESIEEAVFGADMVFVTAGMGGGTGTGGAPVIAGTAKAMGILTVGIVTTPFSFEGRRRAVQAQEGIAALRENVDTLIVIPNDKLLTAVSPSTPVTEAFNLADDILRQGVRGISDIITIPGLVNVDFADVRAIMANAGSSLMGIGTATGKTRARDAALNAVQSPLLDIGIERATGIVWNITGGTDLTLFEVNAAAEVIYDLVDPSANLIFGAVVDPSLTGQVSITLIATGFKRQEEIDGRPLQANQLSQGDPNLGLNRRPSSFLEGGGSVEIPEFLRKKGRSRFPRA, encoded by the exons ATGGCTACTTGCACATCCCCGTATTTTACGCCTCCAGATACTCGTAGGCCAGCAGGGGTATTGACAGTTATTCAGGGCAGAGTTTGTCGCTTGAAAATGGTTGAAGAGAGGAATGGATATTCAAGCTATAGTAAAAAAAGTGGTTCGAATATATCCCAGTTCAAATGTTCTGCAAATTCGCACAACATTAACCAGTTTCAAAATAAGGACCCATTTCTGAATTTACACCCGGAGATATCAATGCTTAGAGGTGAGACGAACTCTACAATGACAAATCAGAGACAGGACAGCACTGAGAACTTGAGAGATTCTTCAAGTTTGAACAATTATAATGAGGCCAAGATAAAGGTTATTGGTGTTGGAGGTGGTGGCTCTAATGCAGTTAATCGTATGATAGAAAGCGCAATGAAGGGGGTTGAGTTTTGGATTGTGAACACTGATATCCAAGCTATGAGGATGTCACCTGTTTCACCCGATCATCGCTTGCAGATTGGCGAAGAGTTGACTAGAGGGCTTGGTGCTGGTGGGAACCCAGATATTGGAACGAATGCAGCTAAAGAAAGCAAAGAATCCATTGAGGAAGCAGTGTTTGGAGCAGACATGGTCTTTGTGACT GCTGGAATGGGTGGTGGAACAGGCACAGGTGGAGCTCCTGTAATAGCTGGAACTGCAAAGGCTATGGGTATTTTGACTGTTGGCATAGTTACCACCCCATTTTCTTTTGAGGGACGAAGAAGAGCTGTTCAAGCCCAGGAAGGAATCGCAGCTTTAAGAGAAAATGTTGACACTCTAATTGTCATTCCAAACGATAAGTTACTAACTGCAGTTTCCCCATCTACACCAGTAACAGAAGCATTTAATCTTGCTGATGATATTCTTCGGCAAGGGGTTCGTGGTATCTCTGACATAATCACG ATCCCAGGGCTAGTAAATGTAGATTTTGCTGATGTTCGAGCCATTATGGCTAATGCAGGTTCTTCATTGATGGGAATAGGAACAGCAACAG GAAAAACCAGGGCTAGAGATGCTGCATTAAATGCAGTCCAATCTCCTTTGTTGGATATTGGTATAGAGAGAGCTACTGGAATTGTGTGGAATATAACTGGTGGTACTGATCTAACATTGTTTGAG GTAAATGCTGCAGCAGAGGTCATATATGATCTTGTGGATCCAAGTGCCAACTTAATATTTGGGGCCGTGGTAGATCCTTCCCTAACTGGTCAA GTTAGCATAACATTGATTGCAACTGGTTTTAAACGTCAAGAAGAAATTGATGGAAGGCCCCTCCAG GCAAATCAGTTGTCGCAGGGAGATCCGAACCTTGGTCTCAACAGGCGACCGTCATCCTTTCTTGAAGGTGGCGGTTCTGTAGAGATTCCAGAATTCTTGAGGAAGAAAGGACGCTCCCGTTTCCCTAGAGCCTAA